CGATCAATACCGCTGATACAACCAATCCCAGAGCGAGATAATCATTCACCCAATTCACAGGTCGCACACCAATGAGCAGGTCTCTAATGGTGCCACCACCATAAGCAGTAACAAACGCCACAACTGCAGCACCAAAAATATCCATCTGATGCGTTCTCGCTTTTAAAGCGCCTGTTATTGCAAAGACGAAAATCCCGGTATATATGATGACCTCTATCAGATTCATACTACAAAATACAAAAGAACAGTATTGCTCCCCTATTTTTGTACAAATACGATTGCCATGTATCAAACCTTAGTTACCGATCTTTCAAATGGTATTTTCACCATTACTATTAATCGCCCCGATAAATTAAATGCCTTGAATCAGCAGGTCATGTCTGATTTAAGCAATGTGATGGATGAAGTATACCAGAATAAAGACATTCAATCTGTCATCATTACCGGCTCAGGTCCTAAAGCTTTTGTTGCAGGTGCTGATATCAGTGAGTTCAGTGGCGCTTCTGTTGCTGAGGGAAAAGCATTGGCCAAAAGAGGACAAGACATCTTTTTTAAAATTGAAAATTGTCCAAAACCTGTTATAGCCTGTGTAAACGGATTTGCATTAGGTGGAGGTTGTGAACTGGCAATGAGTTGTCACTTCAGAATCGCTTCTGAAAATGCAAAGTTTGGTCAACCCGAAGTGAACCTAGGTCTTATTCCCGGTTATGGTGGAACACAAAGACTGGTGCAGCTCATCGGCAAGGGAAGAGCGATGGAATTACTAATGGGTGCAGGCATGATCGATGCCGCTACCGCCTTACAATATGGCTTAGTGAATTATGTGGTACCACAGGAAGAATTGATCGCTAAAGCGATCGCTATCCTTCAGGTGATCAATAGTAAAGCCCCTGTAGCTGTGGCCAAATGTATTGAAGCAGCCAATGCAGTATTTGATGAAAGTAAAAATGGGTTTGAAGTGGAAATCAATGCTTTTGGTGATTGTTTCGCAACAGAAGACATGAAAGAAGGAACCTCTGCCTTCCTTGAAAAAAGAAAAGCCATTTTCAAAGGCCAATAACCCCTACGTGCTACTTCTGTTTTTCTTGTTCTCTGCGGCAGCATCCTTTTTATGAAACCGCTGAGAACAAGAAAAACAGAGGCTACGCACTATTTGACTATCGTTTGATTACTTCTTTGATCTCTTCGGCGATAGGATGGTTAGCAGTGAATGTAACACCTAACAGCTTAGCAATGGTTTGTGCAAATTGTTTCTGATAAAACTGTGAGGGTTTTTTAATCTCACCAAGGGCAGGAGTATTCGGCCCAATCGCCGCAAACCAAATTTCATCTGCACCTTCAATATCAGAACCATGACTGGTCCATTTACGTTTATCTTTATCACCCCTGCCATGATCAGTAGTAATGAGTAAAGTGGTTTTATTACGGTACTGCGGAGTAGATTGTACATAGTTCCATATTTCTTCGATCCACTTATCTACTTGTGTTGCAGCTTGTAAATAGGAACGATATTTCCATCCATGTGCCCATTCATCTGTTTCTCCATAAGCGATATACAGCACTCTGGGTTTTTCTTTTTTCAAATATTCCATCGCAGCATGATGTGTAAATACATCAAAACATTCTTCTGCCCACATACGATGACTACTTAGCAACATTTTATTGATCACTAATTCTGCCGCATTGGGTTTCGCACCTCCGGTAGTATCATATGCAGCTATGACCGGAATACCACTTCTTTTTTCATTTAAAATTCTATTGAAAGCTTCCCATGCCCCAAAAGCTCCAATCCTTCCTTTATAAGGCTGTTGTTGATGCAGGAATTCCAGTACAGTGGTATTGGGATTGGGCGGATAATCATTGCTGTTGATGTTATCATCAGCATACCCTGAAAAGATCTCATTATAACCGGGATATGAAAACCAATACGGATTGGTAACATTCACTTTACTGCCCAAATCCCTGTTACCATGAATCTGACCTTGCCGGGCAATCGTTTTCCAAAAGAAAGGCATCAATTTGGTTCTTCTTTCTGCTAGATCTTCAGCCCAATATGTTGAATAGATCAATGTACTGTCGTCTTGATTATATCTTTTATCGGATGCCAATACTGGATCCATACCCTTAAATAACTCTTGCCAACGCAATCCATCTGTGGTAATGATAATGACATTTTCTGTTTGTTGTGCATAGCTACCGCAACAACACATAAAAGCAATAATTGACAATATAAGTTTCATGGACTGGATCATTTGTCTTTTGAAAGTAAGCTATCTAACAGTTTTATCAAAACTAAATGAAAATAAAAAAGGCTGCACCGAAACGATGCAGCCTATCATATTCAATGAACATTGAATTAGTATCCAAACAACTGAGTCAGAGAAAGTTTTTTCACTTCCCCGTATTTCTCCAGATCTTCCTGCTTAACAGACTTCTCAGAAGCTACCACACAATAAGCGTATGCCTTATTGGCAATACCTGACTGATGTAACTGTTTGAGGTCTGTAAAGCTAATACCGGTAGCTTTATCATAGATCTGCTTTCTTAGATCTGTGCTGATCCCTTTCTTTTCATTATTCAGATAAGAAAAGAGGATTCCATCTTTTGTGATGCGCTCCGTCTCATAATCTTTCAATAGACTCTTTTTCGCATTTTCAAAAGTCTGTGTTGCTTCAGGCAAAGTATTCAATAACTCATTCATTCCTGCGATAGCTTCATGGAATTTATCTGCCTGACTTCCTACGTAAGCCACAAAAGAAAAATCATCCTCTTTCTTATTCGGCGTTTGTAAGACAGCAAATGTTGAATACGCCAACGCTTTTGATTCACGAATGGTCTGGAATACGATCGCACCCATACCGCCGCCACCGAAATAGTTATTGAACACATTCACAACTGCTTCTTTTGATGCGTCATACTTATCAAGGTTGCCGATCCAAGTGATCTCCGCTTGTTTCATCTCATAATCAGCAAACAAGACCTGGTTCTTTGTAAGTTTTGTTCTTTCAAAAACAACAGCTGCCGGCGTTGGAGTCCAACTAGTTGGCAGTGTATGCACTTTGGCCAAACCTGCTGAGAACTCATTTAGTGGTTTAGATCCATAATAAAGAATACGATGAGAATAGTTAAAGAGATTGTGTAAAATATTGATCAGATCAGCAGCTTTGACACTTTTCAATTCTGCATCTGATAAGGTATAGTTGAAAGGATTTTTTTCGCCATAAGCTCCATAGTTACGCAAAGCATTCATGATCACATTCTTATTCAGCTTATTATTGGCTCTGGTTCTTTCCAAACGATTGATCAGACTTGCCAGTGCAGCATCATCTGCTTTACAGTTACGTACCAATTGTTCCAATAAAGCCACGGCTTTATCAAAATTCTCTTCTAAACCATTCAATGAAATGGTTGTAACATCATTACCTGCATTCGCATTGAAACTGCATGCCAAATTGTAAAACTCTTTACTGATATCTTCTGCTGAATATTTATCAGTACCTATGAATTGCAAATATTGCAGTGCAAGAGGAAGTAATTTATTATTCCATGCACCCATATCATAGTAATAGTACATGCGGAAAAGGCTGTTCTCTTTATTCTGAACATACAACACATCTGCATTGCCCAATTTACCTTTTTGCATGTCTTTATTATAATCCAGCCAAACTGGTTGAACAGCACTCAAAGGCTTATCATTAATGGCTTTCAGGAATGGAGATTGTTTATCGGCATTGGTTTCAACAGCAGTGATCGGAGGCTTCTCCACTTTAACGACATTGCCACTTTCTCCTTTTCTTTTGTAAAGCAATACGTAGTTATCTTTAAAGAAATTGTTTGCAAAAGTCACCAATTCCTGTTTGGTGATCTTACTCATATCATCCAATACTGCAACATCCTCATTCCATTTGGTTCCTTTGTGTTTGATGAAGCCATCGGTGATCTCTTCAACTCGGTTACCATTGTTTTCCAATCCTTGCAATTGAGCCAATTTGAAATTAGCAACAATGGCTTTAATAAGACTTTCATCAAAGTTTCCTTTTTTAAGGATATCCAACTGACCCATGATCAGGTCTTTCACTTCTTCCAATGTTTGACCTTGCTTTGGAGCGGCTGAAATATTGAATACTCCATAATCCTTGTATTGACGAACACCAGCTCCGGAACGAAGTACTTTTTGTTGCTTATTCAGGTTCAGATCCAATAAACCGGCTTTACCATTTGATAAAACAGAAGCTGCTAGCACAGCCAACAAAGCTTCTTTTGAATCTGCCGCACTTGTCCTGAAACTGAATTGAAGACTTTCGGCACTAGGACCATAAATATCTTTTACAATCGCTTGTGTGATAGGCTTCTCAGGAGCTGGCTTATATTCAGGTACAGGGTTTGCTTTCATGTACTTGAATTTAGCATCGATCATAGCGATCACTTTATCAGGATCGAAATCACCTGCTAAAACAATGGCCATATTATTAGGTACATAAAACTTTCTGTAGTAATCTCTGATCGCATTCAAAGAAGGGTTTTTCAAATGCTCGATCGTACCGATGGTAGTTTGCTGACCATAGTTATGTGTAGGAAATAAATAGTAATGAGAAGCTTCCTGCAGTTTCCAACCATCTTCGTCAAGGGTTCTGTTCTTCTCCTCGTATACTGCTTCTAACTCCGTGTGAAAAATACGAAGGATCGGATTACGGAAACGCTCTGCTTGTACATCCAGAAATTTATCTAAGGCATTGGCTGGAATATCTTCTTCATATACTGTCTCTTCTACCCATGTATGTGCATTCGTACCCTGTGCACCCATGGCAGCCATCATTTTATCATACTCATTGGCGATCGCAAACTTGGCGGCTTCACCGGAAATCTTATCGATCTCTTTATAGATCTCTTTTCTCTTCTCCGTATCCTTTGTAGAATTGTATTGTTCGTACAACTGATCGATCTTATCCAGCAATGGCTTTTCTTTTGCCCAATCAAGGGTTCCGAATTTATCGGTTCCTTTGAAAAGCATGTGTTCCAGATAGTGCGCCAATCCGGTATGCTCTCTTGGATCAGTATTACTACCGGCTCTTACCGGTATCCGTACCGAAATACGGGGTTCTTTTTTATTCGGAGACAATATGACCGTTAGTCCATTGGATAAAGTGTAGTACCGGGCAGCCATTGGGTCATTGGTCACATAACGGTAAGTGTACCCATTGGAAGTGGCTTGCTTCCACTCGTACTTTTTCTGTGCTGTTGCTGCGAATCCGACCAACAGCAGTAATAACCATAGTTTTACTCCTTTCATAATGCAGTTTTAGAAATTGGAAGATAAAAAAAAGGGGATTGAAAAGGTCTGTTAAAATGTTAATCCCCCATTTGTGAATGATGAATGGAAAACTGTTGAAACCATTGCCCTGATGCACCCCAAATATTTATTCAAAACCCTTAAAGTTCCTGCATTTCTATAACCATTCCCTGCTCATCTTCCCTACCTTTGCAGCAAATTTTAATCTACCTGATCAACAAAAAATCATAACGATGGAATTCCGTATTGAAAAAGACACCATGGGCGAGGTAAAAGTACCGGCACATGTTTATTGGGGAGCACAGACACAACGCAGTATCGATAATTTCCGTATTGCGCAGGATATCAATAAAATGCCAAAAGAGATCATACAGGCATTTGCTTATCTGAAGAAAGCAGCTGCACTCACCAATCGTGATGCAGGTGTATTACCGGAAGAAAAAGCAGCTTTGATCGGACAAGTATGTGATGAGATCCTGGACGGAAAATTAGACGATCAATTTCCATTAGTGGTTTGGCAAACAGGCTCGGGTACTCAAAGCAATATGAATGTGAATGAAGTGGTTGCTTATCGTGGTCATGTGATCAAAGGTGGTAGCCTGACTGATAAAGAAAAATTTCTGCACCCGAATGATGATGTCAATAAATCACAATCATCAAATGACACATTCCCGACAGCGATGCACATCGCAGCATATAAGATATTGTTGGAAGTAACTATTCCGGGTATCAAAAAACTGAGGGATACACTGGCAGCAAAAAGTAAAGCTTTCATGCATGTAGTGAAAATTGGTCGCACCCATTTTATGGATGCAACCCCCCTGACACTCGGACAAGAAATCAGCGGATATGTAAGTCAATTGGATCATGGATTAAAAGCCATCAATAACACATTAGCTCACCTGAGTGAATTGGCGTTAGGTGGTACAGCTGTGGGTACCGGCATCAATACACCAAAAGGTTATGATGTGAATGTTGCAAAACATATCGCACAGTTAACCGGATTGCCATTTGTTACAGCAGAAAATAAATTCGAGGCGCTGGCAGCACATGATGCTATTGTAGAAGCACATGGAGCATTGAAAACAGTTGCTGTTAGTCTGATGAAAATAGCAAATGACATTCGTATGCTGAGCTCAGGACCCAGAAGTGGTATCGGAGAAATCTTTATCCCGGATAATGAGCCAGGATCTTCGATCATGCCGGGTAAAGTAAATCCAACCCAGTGCGAAGCATTGACCATGATCGCTGCACAAGTGATGGGTAATGATGTTGCCATCAACATTGGTGGCGCTACCGGACATTTTGAATTGAATGTATTCAAGCCGGTGATGATCTATAATTTCTTACACAGTGCAAGACTGATTGGTGATGGTTGTGTGAGCTTCAATGACAAGTGTGCAGTAGGTATTGAACCATTGGAAGCCAATATCAAAAAGCATGTAGATAATAGCCTGATGCTGGTAACTGCTTTGAATACCAAGATCGGTTATTATAAAGCTGCAGAAATTGCGCAGAAAGCACATAAGGAAGGAACCACATTGAAAGAAATGGCAGTGAAGCTGGGTTATCTTACACCGGAAGAGTTTGACCAGTGGGTAGTTCCGGGGGATATGGTTGGAGAAATCAAATAGCCCCAGAGAGGATATTTATTAAGCCACAGATGCACAGATTAAATTTAAATCTGAGAATCTGTGGCTTTACATTTTATTTACTATAAACTTTTTTACCTCCGGAATAAGTAGCCGTCACCTTAACATCTAATATTTTCTCAGGTGCTACTTTCATCAAATCATTATCAAGGAAAATAAAATCAGCTTTCTTTCCTTTCTCCAAACTACCGATCTCTTTTTCCATGAAGCTGGCTTTTGCAGCCCAGATGGTCATTCCGCGAATGGTCTCCTCGCGAGTCAACGCATTCTCCATTTGGAATCCGTTCTCTGGAAACCCTTTGGCATCTTTACGAACGACTGCGGCTAAGAATGTTTTAAAGGGAGAAATATCTTCCACGGGAAAATCCGTACCCAATGGAATCCATCCGTTTTGTTGTAATAATTGTTTGAATGCATAAGCACCTTTCACACGATCAGGACCTAAACGATCTTCAGCCCAATACATATCACTGGTGCCATGTGTAGGCTGAACAGAAGGGATCACACTAGCTGCAGCAAATAATTTGAAATCATCAGGATGAATAACTTGTGCGTGTTCAATGCGCCAGCGTTTGTCATTCTTACCACCAAGATACTTGTTATAGATATTTAAGATCTCACGATTGGCACTATCTCCAATCGCATGTGTACACATTTGGAAATCTGTTTTGGATAACACACCTGCTAATGAATCGTAATGATTTTTATTTCTAAGCAAGAACCCTGTCCAGTCTGGGCGATCACTATAATGTTTTAATAAGCAGGCACCACGGCTACCCAATGCCCCATCTGCATAAACTTTAATGCCTTTCACATATAGCTTATCGGTTTTATAAGGACCTTTCGGTAAGAACTTTTCATAATTCGAAGCATCATCACTCAACATAACATACAAACGCATATTGAGTTTGCCTTCTTTTTGCAAAGTGTCAATGGCTTCAACATCTGTATAATGCAGACCACAGTCAGTGATCGTAGTGAGCCCCTGAGCAAAACAATTTTTCTCTGCCGCCTGTAACCATTGAACATAGGTTTCTTTGGTTGGGGCAGGAATTTGAGCATAGACTTTATTGTCAGCATTATCGATCAAAACACCTGTCAACACGCCATGCTTTACTTCGATAGAGCCACCGACTATTGTTTGTCCGGCTTTAATCCCAGCCAGATCCAATGCTTTCTGATTGGCAATAGAAGCATGTCCATCTACACGGGTCAATACAACCGGTTTATCAGGAAACAGTTTATTTAATTCTTCATTGGTTGGGAAGTTTTTACCCGGCCAGCGGTTCTGATCCCAACCTCTGCCTTGTATCCAATACAGATCAGGATGTTCATCGGCAAAAGCTTTTACACGAGCTACCGTTTCTTCCCATGTATTGGTACCGAACAGATCTACCTGGAACAAAGAGCGACCATATCCTACAAAGTGCGCATGTGCATCAATAAGACCCGGATACACAGCCTGACCTGCCGCATCTACCTTTTCATCACTCTTATACTTTTTTAGGATCTCATCATTACTGCCTACTTCGAGAATCAAACCATCTTTAATAGCCATTGCTTCAGCAGTAGTGAAAGTAGAATCAACAGTGTAGATCACTGCGTTGTGAATGATCAGATCTGCTTTGTTGTTAGAACATGCTGTTACAAAGAACAGCATGAGAATGTAGAGGTACCTCATAAGCATGCTTTGGGATTTCGTTCAGAATGAAGATAATGAATATGGTCATGTAAAAATACATCTGTAGCCAAAACCTGGCAATCAGCATTTCATAAAAGGTGAATACAGAAAATGATCAACGCAACAGGTCACAAGGTTTCAGTCCTGTATGTTTTTTGAAGGCGGCTGAGAAGTGTGAAATGGAAGAATAGCCCAATAATGCAGAGACATCTGTAACGCTTAATCCTTTTTCATACAAAAGGTATTTCGCATGTTCCATTCTTTGTTGCTGATAAAAATCGAAGATCGTTGTACCAAAAATTTCTTTGAACCCTTTTTTCAAGTAGCATTCATTCATGGCTACTTTACGACTCAGTTCTTTGATCGTGATAGGGTCACCAATATGTTGTAATAAAATTTCTCGGGCTTGGTAGATCCTGTCACGGCCACTTTCATCCGCAAGAAATTTACAGGTAAATCCTTCTTCCTTTTCATCCACTAAGCAATCTAAACTGTACAATAACAGTTCATGCACTTTTGCATTTACGAAAATATTTTCGAGCGCACCAGTGTAACTATGATTGAGTAGAGAATCAAGTGCATTTCTTTTTCTGTTACAAAGTGGGAATACTTTGGTAAATGCATGAGGATGGCGAAATGCAAGCACTTCATCTTTACGGTTGCTCAACTTAACATTGTGCACAAACTGGTGTAAAAAAGTAGAAGTAAAGTGAAATGTAAATACGTCTACCGTCTGGTGCTTCCCGCTGCATTGATTGGTCGGAAGTTCCACACATTGCGCACAACTTTTTTCAGCGCAATAGCGATTGCCGGTAGTACAATAACGAAGTTCGAGGTAGTTCTCTTCAGGTTTACGGGAGTTGTAATGATACACCATCATACCGGTATCTTCCGCAACCCAAGGATGTTGGGCATATAAACGCCTGATATTGTAATGAATAGAGCCGGGAATATGCTGTTCCTTATGGTACAAAACATCCAATGAAGGTTCCACACCACTCTTATGCGCCACTCTCAATATATCCATTACTTCTATCATCAGAATACAAAATTAATGTATAAACATCAAATTAACGGAAAGCAGTTTGCAGGGGATGTCATAGCACTGTCAAAAACGGTCAGATTGGGGTCTAAAAAACTCCTTTGAAATGTGGAAAACAGCAGGTCCATTTATCACCAAAAACCCCCTATTTTCATTAGCTTTGTCCACCTGCGAAAATTCACTTAAACTCAGGATTTACAAGCATTTATGACTCAGGAACAAATGAACAGTAATGAGGCCCAGAACAAAAATTATGGTGCCGATAGTATACAGGTTTTAGAAGGTTTAGAAGCAGTAAGAAAAAGACCCGCCATGTACATTGGTGACGTGGGGGTAAAAGGTCTCCATCATCTCGTGTATGAGGTGGTTGACAACTCTATCGATGAAGCTTTAGCTGGATACTGTAAAAACATCCATGTAACCATTCATGAAGACAATTCGATCAGTGTAAAAGATGATGGACGAGGTATTCCTACTGCCATGCATTCCAAAGAAAAGAGAAGTGCACTTGAAGTTGTAATGACCGTATTGCATGCGGGTGGTAAGTTTGATAAGAATACTTACAAAGTATCCGGTGGTCTGCATGGTGTGGGTGTGAGCTGTGTGAATGCATTGAGTACGACCCTTCATGTAACTGTACATCGCGAAGGAAAAATATTTGAACAGGAATACAAGATCGGTGTACCTCAGTATCCGGTGAGAGAAATCGGTACAAGTGATATCACCGGCACCCATGTTCGCTTCTGGCCCGACGCATCCATTTTCCAGGAAACTGTATACAAAAAAGATATTCTGGAAGGTCGCTTACGTGAGTTGAGCTATCTGAACAAACGCATCAGTATCACCCTTACTGATCTTCGTGAAAAAGACGAAGAAGGAAATGTATACTCGAAAAATTTCTACAGTGAAGGAGGTATTGTTGAGTTTGTGCAAATGCTGGATAAAAACGGACATCGTAATCCGCTTATCAGCAATCCACTTTATGTTGAAGGACATGATGAAGGAACAAATGTTGCTGTAGAAGTGGCGCTGACTTATAATGATGATTTCAAAGAACATATTTTCTCTTATGTAAACAACATCAATACCATTGAAGGTGGTACACATGTGACCGGCTTCCGCCAGGCTTTGACACGTGTATTCAAAAGCTATGGAGATAAAGAAGGTTTATTTGAGAAAGCCAAAGTACAGGTAGAAGGTGATGATTTTCGTGAAGGATTGAGTGCAATCATTTCTGTGAAAGTACCAGAACCACAATTTGAAGGACAAACCAAAACCAAATTAGGAAACAGTGAAGTGAGTGGTGTGGTACAAACGACTGTTGCACGTGTACTGGAAGCCTATCTGGAAGAAAATCCTAAGGAAGCCAAGAATGTGATCTCGAAAATCATTCTTGCTGCACAAGCTCGTGTTGCAGCAAAGAAAGCAAGAGACATGGTTCAGCGCAAGACAGTATTAAGTGGTGGTGGACTTCCCGGTAAACTGGCTGACTGTAGTGAACGTGATCCGCAGAAATGTGAGTTGTACCTGGTGGAGGGAGATTCAGCAGGTGGAACCGCCAAGCAAGGAAGAGATAGAAGTTATCAGGCCATCCTTCCTTTAAGGGGTAAGATCCTGAACGTTGAAAAAGCCATGGAGCATAAGATCTATGAAAATGAAGAGATCAGGAATATGTACACGGCTTTGGGAGTAACAGTGGGAACACCGGAAGATCCAAAAGCCTTAAACATCACAAAACTGCGTTACCATAAACTCATCATCATGACGGATGCTGATGTGGATGGTTCACATATCGCAACATTGATCCTTACTTTCATTTTCCGATACATGAAAGAAATGGTAGAACAAGGTTATGTATACATTGCACAACCACCGCTGTATCTGGTGAAGAAAGGAAAAGAGCAGCAATATGCTTACAATGAAGAGCAAAGAAGAATGTGGATCGAGAAATTAGGTGGTGGAAAGGATGACAGCGTGACTGTTCAGCGATACAAAGGTTTGGGTGAAATGAATGCAGACCAATTATGGGAAACCACTATGGATCCTGCCCGCAGAACACTCAAACAAGTAACCATAGAAAGTGCTGCAGAAGCTGATAGAATATTCAGTATGCTCATGGGTGATGACGTAGCACCACGCCGTGAATTCATTGAAAGCCATGCAAAGTACGCGAAGATTGACGTTTAGTTTGGCGAATGGATTATGGTCCATGGTTAGGAAAAGTTTATCTGAAAAGTGAGTAGTGAATAGTCAGTAGTGCGTAAAAAATTAAAACACTCACTACTGACTATTCACCACTCACTAAACCCCTGTGGATTACTATTTTCCCCATCCCTTTTGATTTTCAGTAAAAAACAGTAAGTTGTGGTAACATAACCCGTTGTTTATTTACTAACCACATTAAATTCTAAGAAAATGGACACTTCAAAAATGATCAAAGCATATTGCCTGAAGACCAAGGAGAAAAATGTTCCTATGCAAGATGCAGTGATCACCAAAACAGCTCGTGGCGGTTACATGGCTGCAGGGCATGATGGAAAAGGAAATAAAATGGCAGCGATTCTCAGTGAAGCAAAAGCATTGGCTGCTATCGCTGATGGCGTTGCGAAAAAAGGCTTTTGACCCGTACCAATCTTTTTGAAAGCCGGCCATATGGTCGGCTTTTTGTTTTTAGTACCCCGAAAACCACTATTTAAAAAATCTCGTTTATAGGGTTCAACGAAATATGAACACTATGAACAGAACCCGATCTCATTATCAAATCATACACCAGTTCTTACTGGTTTGTACATTTGGCCTGCTGGTATCCGGTTGTGCCAAAGAGTTAGGCAACTCCGGAAATATTCCCGAGCCACCCGTATTTACTCCCGGAACTGGGCCCGATATAGTATTCTATGGCCTCACAGATGACGGTAAACTAAACCGTTACAATGCGAAATCTCCGGGCGTCGTTGAAAACTCATTGAACATATCCGGTATACCATCAGGTGAAAAAGTTTTAAGTATTGACTTCAGACCTGCTACTGCGCAGTTGTATGCTTTGGCATCAAACAGTAGATTGTATGTGATCAGTTTAATAGATGGTGTTGCCAGACAAATTGGTAGTGGCTTCACACCGGTATTGAATTCTCAAATCGCAAACATTGATTTTAATCCAACCGTAGATCGAATCCGACTGGTAACACATGCTGGTCAGAATCTTCGTTTACATCCTGAAACAGGAGCCAGTGTTGCTACTGATGGTAATATCAATGGCGGTATGAACCCCGCTATCACTTCTATCGCATATACAAATAGCAGAGCCGGAGTAAGCACTACCGATTTATATGATATAGATATTTCGCAG
Above is a genomic segment from Sediminibacterium sp. KACHI17 containing:
- a CDS encoding enoyl-CoA hydratase-related protein — protein: MYQTLVTDLSNGIFTITINRPDKLNALNQQVMSDLSNVMDEVYQNKDIQSVIITGSGPKAFVAGADISEFSGASVAEGKALAKRGQDIFFKIENCPKPVIACVNGFALGGGCELAMSCHFRIASENAKFGQPEVNLGLIPGYGGTQRLVQLIGKGRAMELLMGAGMIDAATALQYGLVNYVVPQEELIAKAIAILQVINSKAPVAVAKCIEAANAVFDESKNGFEVEINAFGDCFATEDMKEGTSAFLEKRKAIFKGQ
- a CDS encoding alkaline phosphatase family protein, with protein sequence MKLILSIIAFMCCCGSYAQQTENVIIITTDGLRWQELFKGMDPVLASDKRYNQDDSTLIYSTYWAEDLAERRTKLMPFFWKTIARQGQIHGNRDLGSKVNVTNPYWFSYPGYNEIFSGYADDNINSNDYPPNPNTTVLEFLHQQQPYKGRIGAFGAWEAFNRILNEKRSGIPVIAAYDTTGGAKPNAAELVINKMLLSSHRMWAEECFDVFTHHAAMEYLKKEKPRVLYIAYGETDEWAHGWKYRSYLQAATQVDKWIEEIWNYVQSTPQYRNKTTLLITTDHGRGDKDKRKWTSHGSDIEGADEIWFAAIGPNTPALGEIKKPSQFYQKQFAQTIAKLLGVTFTANHPIAEEIKEVIKR
- a CDS encoding insulinase family protein, whose product is MKGVKLWLLLLLVGFAATAQKKYEWKQATSNGYTYRYVTNDPMAARYYTLSNGLTVILSPNKKEPRISVRIPVRAGSNTDPREHTGLAHYLEHMLFKGTDKFGTLDWAKEKPLLDKIDQLYEQYNSTKDTEKRKEIYKEIDKISGEAAKFAIANEYDKMMAAMGAQGTNAHTWVEETVYEEDIPANALDKFLDVQAERFRNPILRIFHTELEAVYEEKNRTLDEDGWKLQEASHYYLFPTHNYGQQTTIGTIEHLKNPSLNAIRDYYRKFYVPNNMAIVLAGDFDPDKVIAMIDAKFKYMKANPVPEYKPAPEKPITQAIVKDIYGPSAESLQFSFRTSAADSKEALLAVLAASVLSNGKAGLLDLNLNKQQKVLRSGAGVRQYKDYGVFNISAAPKQGQTLEEVKDLIMGQLDILKKGNFDESLIKAIVANFKLAQLQGLENNGNRVEEITDGFIKHKGTKWNEDVAVLDDMSKITKQELVTFANNFFKDNYVLLYKRKGESGNVVKVEKPPITAVETNADKQSPFLKAINDKPLSAVQPVWLDYNKDMQKGKLGNADVLYVQNKENSLFRMYYYYDMGAWNNKLLPLALQYLQFIGTDKYSAEDISKEFYNLACSFNANAGNDVTTISLNGLEENFDKAVALLEQLVRNCKADDAALASLINRLERTRANNKLNKNVIMNALRNYGAYGEKNPFNYTLSDAELKSVKAADLINILHNLFNYSHRILYYGSKPLNEFSAGLAKVHTLPTSWTPTPAAVVFERTKLTKNQVLFADYEMKQAEITWIGNLDKYDASKEAVVNVFNNYFGGGGMGAIVFQTIRESKALAYSTFAVLQTPNKKEDDFSFVAYVGSQADKFHEAIAGMNELLNTLPEATQTFENAKKSLLKDYETERITKDGILFSYLNNEKKGISTDLRKQIYDKATGISFTDLKQLHQSGIANKAYAYCVVASEKSVKQEDLEKYGEVKKLSLTQLFGY
- the fumC gene encoding class II fumarate hydratase gives rise to the protein MEFRIEKDTMGEVKVPAHVYWGAQTQRSIDNFRIAQDINKMPKEIIQAFAYLKKAAALTNRDAGVLPEEKAALIGQVCDEILDGKLDDQFPLVVWQTGSGTQSNMNVNEVVAYRGHVIKGGSLTDKEKFLHPNDDVNKSQSSNDTFPTAMHIAAYKILLEVTIPGIKKLRDTLAAKSKAFMHVVKIGRTHFMDATPLTLGQEISGYVSQLDHGLKAINNTLAHLSELALGGTAVGTGINTPKGYDVNVAKHIAQLTGLPFVTAENKFEALAAHDAIVEAHGALKTVAVSLMKIANDIRMLSSGPRSGIGEIFIPDNEPGSSIMPGKVNPTQCEALTMIAAQVMGNDVAINIGGATGHFELNVFKPVMIYNFLHSARLIGDGCVSFNDKCAVGIEPLEANIKKHVDNSLMLVTALNTKIGYYKAAEIAQKAHKEGTTLKEMAVKLGYLTPEEFDQWVVPGDMVGEIK
- a CDS encoding amidohydrolase; its protein translation is MRYLYILMLFFVTACSNNKADLIIHNAVIYTVDSTFTTAEAMAIKDGLILEVGSNDEILKKYKSDEKVDAAGQAVYPGLIDAHAHFVGYGRSLFQVDLFGTNTWEETVARVKAFADEHPDLYWIQGRGWDQNRWPGKNFPTNEELNKLFPDKPVVLTRVDGHASIANQKALDLAGIKAGQTIVGGSIEVKHGVLTGVLIDNADNKVYAQIPAPTKETYVQWLQAAEKNCFAQGLTTITDCGLHYTDVEAIDTLQKEGKLNMRLYVMLSDDASNYEKFLPKGPYKTDKLYVKGIKVYADGALGSRGACLLKHYSDRPDWTGFLLRNKNHYDSLAGVLSKTDFQMCTHAIGDSANREILNIYNKYLGGKNDKRWRIEHAQVIHPDDFKLFAAASVIPSVQPTHGTSDMYWAEDRLGPDRVKGAYAFKQLLQQNGWIPLGTDFPVEDISPFKTFLAAVVRKDAKGFPENGFQMENALTREETIRGMTIWAAKASFMEKEIGSLEKGKKADFIFLDNDLMKVAPEKILDVKVTATYSGGKKVYSK